The proteins below come from a single Micromonospora citrea genomic window:
- a CDS encoding response regulator, with the protein MIRLLLADDQTLVRAGFRSILDGEDGIEVIGEAADGAEAVRLTRQLRPDVVLMDIRMPGTDGLAATREITAGSDVRVIILTTFDLDDYVYDALRAGASGFLVKDTEPAELIHGVRVVARGDALIAPSITRRLISEFAARATHPDPGPRLSALTDREREVMALVAAGLSNDEIAARLVLSPATAKTHVSRIMTKARVRDRAQLVILAYESGLTVPGWLARS; encoded by the coding sequence GTGATCCGGCTGCTGCTCGCCGACGACCAGACCCTGGTCCGCGCCGGATTCCGGTCCATCCTGGACGGCGAGGACGGCATCGAGGTGATCGGCGAGGCCGCCGACGGCGCCGAGGCGGTGCGGCTCACCCGGCAGCTACGGCCGGACGTCGTCCTCATGGACATCCGCATGCCCGGGACGGACGGCCTGGCCGCCACCCGGGAGATCACCGCCGGCTCGGACGTCCGCGTGATCATCCTGACCACGTTCGACCTGGACGACTACGTCTACGACGCGCTGCGGGCCGGCGCGAGCGGGTTCCTGGTCAAGGACACCGAGCCGGCGGAGCTGATCCACGGGGTGCGGGTGGTGGCGCGCGGCGACGCGCTCATCGCGCCGTCGATCACCCGCCGGCTGATCTCCGAGTTCGCCGCCCGCGCCACGCATCCGGACCCGGGCCCGCGCCTGAGCGCGCTCACCGACCGGGAGCGCGAGGTGATGGCGCTGGTCGCGGCCGGCCTGTCCAACGACGAGATCGCGGCGCGGCTGGTGCTCAGCCCGGCCACCGCGAAGACGCACGTCAGCCGGATCATGACCAAGGCCCGGGTGCGGGACCGGGCCCAGCTGGTGATCCTGGCGTACGAGTCGGGCCTGACGGTTCCCGGCTGGCTCGCCCGCTCCTGA
- a CDS encoding aminotransferase class V-fold PLP-dependent enzyme, producing the protein MNRSDPTPGPVEPGCLDTATHAALRAEFPLLQTCVYLNNNSTGAVPRGAERVLHDYWETLRTWRDDVWQGWHVGLDRYADAVAALIGAPPGSVVTDANLSALLARVASCFDYRPPRDRVVTTDLEYPTVPFVFRAFGRYGARLDVVGAGGPHLDQDALEARVDERTLLVCVSHASFTSGATVDLPRLVARARDVGALVVVDAFQTVGVVPLDVTALGVDVVLGGAHKWLCGVGTAFLYVRPDLVPELAPAATGWQAGDRALTFQPSTGWAPGARRFAGGTPYPLTSLVSQVGLDLLAGIGTDTIRRHSLALTQRVLDRAGEAGIAVASPTAPHRRGGVVCLDVPDGEAVKRRLAARGLICSWRGYLRVGPHVYNTLDEVDAFMDALDKELHR; encoded by the coding sequence GTGAACCGATCCGACCCGACGCCCGGACCCGTCGAGCCCGGGTGCCTCGACACTGCCACGCACGCCGCGCTGCGCGCCGAATTCCCGCTGCTGCAGACGTGCGTCTACCTGAACAACAACTCCACCGGCGCGGTGCCGAGGGGCGCCGAGCGGGTGCTGCACGACTACTGGGAGACGCTGCGCACCTGGCGGGACGACGTGTGGCAGGGCTGGCACGTCGGCCTCGACCGGTACGCCGACGCGGTGGCCGCCCTGATCGGCGCACCGCCGGGCAGCGTCGTCACCGACGCGAACCTCAGCGCGCTGCTCGCCCGGGTGGCCTCCTGCTTCGACTACCGCCCGCCGCGCGACCGGGTCGTCACCACCGACCTGGAGTATCCGACGGTGCCGTTCGTCTTCCGGGCGTTCGGCCGTTACGGCGCCCGCCTCGACGTGGTCGGCGCGGGCGGGCCCCACCTCGACCAGGACGCCCTGGAGGCGCGCGTCGACGAGCGGACGCTGCTGGTCTGCGTGTCGCACGCCAGCTTCACCTCCGGCGCCACCGTCGACCTGCCCCGCCTGGTCGCCCGGGCCCGCGACGTCGGCGCGCTGGTGGTGGTCGACGCCTTCCAGACCGTGGGGGTGGTGCCGCTGGACGTCACCGCCCTCGGCGTCGACGTCGTTCTCGGCGGCGCCCACAAGTGGCTCTGCGGCGTCGGCACGGCCTTCCTCTACGTCCGCCCGGACCTGGTGCCGGAGTTGGCGCCGGCGGCCACCGGCTGGCAGGCCGGCGACCGGGCGCTGACGTTCCAGCCGTCCACCGGCTGGGCACCCGGTGCCCGGCGGTTCGCCGGCGGCACCCCGTACCCGTTGACCTCCCTGGTCTCGCAGGTCGGCCTGGACCTGTTGGCCGGGATCGGCACCGACACCATCCGGCGGCACTCGCTTGCCCTCACCCAGCGGGTCCTGGATCGGGCCGGCGAGGCCGGGATCGCGGTGGCGAGCCCGACCGCGCCGCACCGCCGCGGCGGCGTGGTGTGCCTGGACGTTCCCGACGGCGAGGCGGTGAAGCGGCGGCTGGCCGCCCGCGGCCTGATCTGCAGTTGGCGCGGCTACCTGCGGGTCGGCCCGCACGTCTACAACACCCTCGACGAGGTCGACGCGTTCATGGACGCGTTGGACAAGGAGCTGCACCGGTGA
- a CDS encoding DUF6223 family protein, which translates to MYGRHLLTAAAAALVGAFGIAAPAAAHLSTQPAAASATTLSAGRLGAAVAAVLGLAGAIVGGLALARPTSRVGTARGRLGATVALVAGLIGLAVAAVVVATSDSGVGTGNGRGGAYTALVLGLVSVVIGGLALARSRRTGPTG; encoded by the coding sequence ATGTACGGGCGTCACCTGCTGACCGCCGCCGCAGCCGCCCTGGTCGGGGCGTTCGGGATCGCCGCACCGGCGGCCGCCCACCTCTCGACCCAACCGGCCGCCGCCAGCGCCACCACCCTGAGCGCCGGGCGACTCGGGGCCGCCGTCGCCGCCGTGCTGGGCCTGGCCGGCGCGATCGTCGGCGGGCTCGCACTGGCCCGCCCCACCAGCCGGGTCGGCACCGCCCGGGGGCGACTCGGTGCCACGGTGGCCCTGGTGGCGGGGCTGATCGGCCTGGCCGTGGCCGCGGTGGTCGTGGCCACCTCCGACAGCGGCGTCGGCACCGGCAACGGGCGGGGCGGGGCCTACACGGCCCTGGTGCTGGGACTCGTCAGCGTCGTCATCGGTGGGCTGGCGCTGGCGCGCTCCCGCCGTACCGGGCCGACCGGCTGA
- a CDS encoding GNAT family N-acetyltransferase yields MPELVAPTVRLHAAWRDARDDWGPGVHEDGFGLQPSDEVDSPAGFAAWVARLTEQSDQSTPPRDGRVRCTYRWIVEDGAVLGAIALRHELDDFLGHIGYGVRPSARRRGLATWALGRMLDEARALGLGRVLVVCEVDNVASARTIEHHGGELEGVRDTELGAARRYWITL; encoded by the coding sequence ATGCCGGAACTGGTCGCGCCCACCGTCCGACTTCATGCCGCCTGGCGCGATGCGCGCGACGACTGGGGCCCGGGCGTCCACGAGGACGGCTTCGGGCTGCAACCGTCCGACGAGGTGGACTCCCCCGCCGGGTTCGCGGCCTGGGTGGCGCGCCTGACCGAGCAGTCTGATCAGTCGACGCCGCCGCGGGACGGTCGGGTCCGCTGCACGTACCGGTGGATCGTCGAGGACGGCGCGGTCCTCGGCGCGATCGCGCTGCGGCACGAGCTCGACGACTTCCTGGGCCACATCGGCTACGGCGTCCGCCCGTCGGCGCGCCGGCGCGGTCTGGCCACCTGGGCGCTGGGCCGGATGCTCGACGAGGCGCGGGCGCTGGGTCTGGGGCGGGTGCTGGTCGTCTGCGAGGTGGACAACGTCGCCTCCGCCAGGACGATCGAGCACCACGGTGGCGAGCTCGAGGGCGTCCGGGACACCGAACTCGGCGCGGCACGGCGGTACTGGATCACCCTGTGA
- a CDS encoding winged helix-turn-helix transcriptional regulator, with protein sequence MLQPVGDGRLPVPKGKSGCPINLTVELLGDRWSLVVLRDVMFGGHRHFRELLTNSVEGIASNILASRLSKLVDAGLLSRHDDPNHRQKIDYRLTEAAIELVPLMAHLGAWGSRWLPTSPELSIRAHLLADGGPQMWDRFMDELRATHLEGRPQPADGVLAQLTAAYERAASAG encoded by the coding sequence ATGCTGCAACCAGTGGGTGACGGCCGCCTGCCGGTGCCGAAGGGGAAGTCGGGGTGCCCAATCAACCTGACCGTCGAGCTGCTGGGCGACCGCTGGAGCCTGGTCGTGCTGCGCGACGTCATGTTCGGCGGCCACCGGCACTTCCGCGAACTGCTCACGAACTCGGTCGAGGGCATCGCGTCGAACATCCTCGCCAGCCGCCTGTCGAAGCTCGTGGACGCGGGGCTGCTCAGCCGCCACGACGACCCGAACCACCGACAGAAGATCGACTACCGCCTCACCGAGGCCGCGATCGAACTCGTTCCGCTCATGGCGCACCTCGGCGCCTGGGGCTCCCGGTGGCTCCCCACGTCGCCCGAGCTGTCGATCCGCGCCCACCTGCTCGCCGACGGCGGCCCGCAGATGTGGGACAGGTTCATGGACGAACTCCGCGCCACGCACCTCGAAGGACGTCCGCAACCCGCCGACGGCGTCCTCGCCCAACTCACCGCGGCCTACGAACGCGCCGCCTCCGCAGGCTAG
- a CDS encoding sigma factor-like helix-turn-helix DNA-binding protein, whose amino-acid sequence MARLSRQDADTIDNLGGWLTTVVGRISLDVLRSGRTRPEVSFDDRLPDVTVTLDDAPAPEDLVTLGDSVGLALLTVLDSLRPNERLAFVLHDVFAVPHEEIGAILGKSADATKMLTSRARRKVRSAQQPAGTGRQEREVVAAFLAAAHDGRFERLLEVLHPDVKLTVHTPDGRFVTLGATEVATRARVAAGAARGRAASVDGRPGVISWNEDGTPLSLLTFTVADGRITEVTAVVDPAVLALMDLPDPW is encoded by the coding sequence GTGGCGCGCCTCTCCCGGCAGGATGCCGACACCATCGACAACCTCGGCGGCTGGCTGACCACCGTGGTCGGCCGAATCAGCCTCGACGTCCTGCGGTCGGGCCGGACCCGCCCGGAGGTCTCCTTCGACGACCGGCTGCCCGACGTCACCGTGACACTCGACGACGCTCCCGCACCGGAAGACCTCGTGACGCTCGGGGACTCCGTCGGGCTGGCGCTCCTCACGGTCCTCGACTCGCTGCGCCCGAACGAACGACTGGCGTTCGTGCTGCACGACGTGTTCGCCGTGCCCCACGAGGAGATCGGGGCGATTCTCGGCAAGTCCGCCGACGCGACGAAGATGCTCACCAGCCGCGCCCGCAGGAAGGTGCGGTCCGCCCAGCAGCCGGCAGGCACCGGACGACAGGAACGCGAGGTGGTCGCCGCCTTCCTGGCCGCGGCCCACGACGGTCGGTTCGAGCGGTTGCTGGAGGTCCTCCATCCCGACGTGAAGCTCACCGTCCACACCCCCGACGGTCGGTTCGTCACCCTCGGAGCCACCGAGGTCGCCACGCGGGCGCGAGTGGCGGCCGGCGCGGCACGAGGACGTGCGGCGAGCGTCGACGGCCGGCCCGGCGTGATCTCCTGGAACGAGGACGGCACCCCGCTCTCCCTGCTCACCTTCACCGTCGCCGACGGGCGCATCACCGAGGTCACCGCCGTGGTCGATCCGGCCGTACTCGCGCTCATGGACCTGCCCGACCCGTGGTGA
- a CDS encoding tryptophan 2,3-dioxygenase family protein, protein MKREQSPVLPGSGATDYARYMRTEALLDLQRSPAEMIHRDELLFQVVHQSTELWLKLAAAEVTEASARVGADRLAEAEALLARATLAVRLVTDQLEMFRHLSPVDFQAMQPALGNGSGAESPGWRHTQAASRQLGRAFTACLVERAIPVERLCPADPADPVHRLAEAMVDWDEQVSLWRARHYQVALRVGGHAPAGTPGSAATMLAKLVGHRFFPDLWQARRHRAADDFGAARP, encoded by the coding sequence GTGAAGCGTGAGCAGTCGCCCGTGTTGCCCGGCAGCGGCGCCACCGACTACGCACGCTACATGCGCACGGAGGCGCTGCTCGACCTCCAGCGGTCCCCCGCCGAGATGATCCACCGTGACGAACTTCTGTTCCAGGTGGTGCATCAGTCCACCGAGCTCTGGCTCAAACTGGCGGCGGCCGAGGTGACCGAGGCGAGCGCCCGGGTCGGCGCCGACAGACTGGCCGAGGCCGAGGCGCTGCTGGCCCGGGCGACGCTCGCCGTGCGGCTGGTCACCGACCAGTTGGAGATGTTCCGCCATCTGTCCCCTGTGGACTTCCAGGCGATGCAGCCCGCGCTCGGTAACGGCTCCGGGGCAGAGTCACCGGGCTGGCGACACACCCAGGCGGCCAGCCGGCAACTCGGCCGCGCCTTCACCGCCTGCCTCGTCGAGCGGGCAATTCCGGTCGAGCGGCTGTGCCCGGCGGACCCGGCGGACCCGGTCCACCGCCTGGCCGAGGCGATGGTCGACTGGGACGAGCAGGTGTCGCTGTGGCGGGCGCGGCACTACCAGGTCGCCCTGCGGGTCGGCGGTCACGCCCCGGCCGGCACCCCGGGCAGCGCGGCGACCATGCTGGCGAAGCTCGTCGGGCACCGGTTCTTCCCCGATTTGTGGCAGGCCCGGCGTCACCGCGCAGCCGACGATTTCGGTGCCGCCCGACCCTGA
- a CDS encoding sensor histidine kinase yields the protein MADTVVVLAVGLVALVGLIVQSRGVDAAAEWAALIAVLAASGALYVRRRHPVAVGVVALAAVGAYGVLLHRPGPIMLVFVVALYTVVDEGHLAVAIGLGLGSVLAFAVADSYHRTADSANGATLLHAGWLVAVIVGVTRNRRAYLAEAQARAAAAEQRTAEESRRRATEERLRIARELHDVLGHHLSLINVQASAALHRPDPDRSAQALTAIKQTSRETLRELRTTLGILRQEGEAPTAPAPGLSDLNELVAAAGRSGLEIRTELAGTPPLPPEVDLAAYRIVQESLTNVTRHAGAAAAVIRVRPDRGDLLLEVEDDGTGTPGPPGNGIVGMGERARALGGSLHAGPGPDGGFRVRARLPLRPDPVPAGAPASRAEPGDTA from the coding sequence GTGGCGGACACGGTCGTGGTGCTCGCCGTCGGTCTGGTCGCCCTCGTCGGCCTGATCGTGCAGTCGCGCGGCGTCGACGCCGCCGCGGAGTGGGCGGCGCTGATCGCCGTGCTGGCCGCCTCCGGCGCGCTGTACGTCCGGCGCCGCCACCCGGTGGCGGTGGGCGTGGTGGCGCTGGCCGCCGTCGGCGCGTACGGGGTTCTGCTGCACCGGCCCGGGCCGATCATGCTGGTGTTCGTCGTGGCGCTCTACACCGTCGTAGACGAGGGGCACCTCGCGGTCGCCATCGGCCTCGGTCTCGGCTCGGTGCTCGCCTTCGCCGTCGCGGACAGCTACCACAGGACGGCCGACAGCGCGAACGGGGCGACGCTGCTGCACGCCGGTTGGCTCGTCGCGGTCATCGTCGGCGTGACCCGCAACCGCCGGGCCTACCTGGCCGAGGCGCAGGCCCGGGCGGCCGCCGCCGAGCAGCGGACGGCCGAGGAGTCCAGACGCCGGGCCACCGAGGAGCGGCTGCGTATCGCCCGCGAACTGCACGACGTGCTCGGGCACCACCTCTCGCTGATCAACGTGCAGGCCAGCGCCGCGCTGCACCGCCCGGACCCCGACCGCTCCGCGCAGGCGCTCACCGCGATCAAGCAGACGAGCAGGGAGACGCTGCGCGAGTTGCGTACGACGCTGGGCATCCTGCGGCAGGAGGGCGAGGCGCCGACCGCGCCGGCACCCGGCCTGAGCGACCTGAACGAGCTGGTCGCGGCCGCCGGTCGGTCCGGGCTGGAGATCCGCACCGAGCTGGCCGGGACCCCGCCGCTGCCGCCGGAGGTCGACCTGGCGGCGTACCGGATCGTCCAGGAGTCGCTGACCAACGTGACCCGGCACGCGGGCGCGGCCGCCGCGGTGATCCGGGTCCGGCCCGACCGCGGCGACCTGCTGCTGGAGGTCGAGGACGACGGCACCGGCACACCCGGCCCGCCCGGCAACGGGATCGTCGGCATGGGCGAGCGGGCCCGGGCCCTCGGCGGTTCGCTGCACGCCGGTCCCGGGCCCGACGGCGGCTTCCGGGTGCGCGCCCGCCTGCCGCTGCGGCCCGACCCGGTGCCGGCGGGAGCGCCGGCGTCGCGAGCGGAGCCGGGGGACACGGCGTGA
- a CDS encoding TetR/AcrR family transcriptional regulator: MRDGYGATNLQDVADRAEVAVQTIYFVFGNKRALLKELVDVTIAGDDQPGATMNRRWYTDALAAETARDMLRAYVAGTASVLERAAPIGRMLQAAAASDPEVAALWPQDVDPRYVVQRAAAEALTGKPGARPDVAVEQAADLLYGLLSPELYLLFVRERGWPAERWQQWVGETLHAQLCTD; this comes from the coding sequence ATGCGCGACGGCTACGGCGCGACGAACCTGCAGGACGTCGCCGACCGGGCCGAGGTCGCCGTCCAGACGATCTACTTCGTCTTCGGCAACAAGCGCGCCTTGCTCAAGGAACTGGTCGACGTCACCATCGCCGGCGACGACCAGCCGGGCGCCACGATGAACCGACGGTGGTACACCGACGCGCTCGCCGCCGAGACGGCCCGGGACATGCTCCGTGCGTACGTCGCGGGCACCGCGTCCGTCCTCGAGCGGGCCGCGCCGATCGGCAGGATGCTCCAGGCCGCGGCAGCGAGCGACCCGGAGGTCGCCGCGCTATGGCCACAGGACGTCGATCCGCGCTACGTCGTCCAGCGCGCGGCGGCCGAGGCACTCACCGGCAAGCCCGGCGCACGCCCGGACGTCGCTGTGGAGCAGGCCGCCGATCTGCTGTACGGGCTGCTCAGCCCGGAGCTGTACCTGCTGTTCGTACGCGAACGTGGCTGGCCGGCAGAGCGATGGCAGCAATGGGTCGGCGAGACCCTGCACGCCCAACTCTGCACCGACTGA
- a CDS encoding sigma factor codes for MPGTHPTDPILDAFESHRARLRAVAYRVLGSDADAEDVVQEAWRASPGRMPTPSTTSAAG; via the coding sequence ATGCCCGGCACCCATCCCACGGACCCGATCCTGGATGCCTTCGAGTCCCACCGTGCCCGGCTCCGAGCCGTCGCCTACCGGGTGCTCGGATCCGACGCCGACGCCGAGGACGTGGTCCAGGAGGCGTGGCGCGCCTCTCCCGGCAGGATGCCGACACCATCGACAACCTCGGCGGCTGGCTGA
- a CDS encoding methyltransferase: protein MTVTLSPRALMSLLANGPKAMDVLETAFGMGLIDALEPGPVRLDALAARLGVRPLRLYKFLDCLESLGFVTRDEPDDDIGATSYRAVPGLRHAIAAVVGPGAVERDRDRYPWRRLHGRLPESLRGQVSIGDDDFAWPPKTDAQTADFERSMAVGLGPVIEAVRRHADLLWSDRRRLLEVGGGDGTLAAHILDTAPGLRADVYNLPAVAPLVAATRSARGHAERLGFVGGDFLAEPLPRGYDAMSFVRVLHDWPNEVARRLVEQAYAALEPGGLLLICEEFRTPDRLAMQFFWSYFLIGVDSCVSRLREAEFYTRLLTDVGFERVGMLPGAWELVVAYKPAPAA from the coding sequence GTGACCGTCACCCTGTCCCCCCGGGCCCTGATGAGCCTGCTCGCCAACGGTCCCAAGGCGATGGACGTGCTGGAGACGGCGTTCGGCATGGGCCTGATCGACGCGCTGGAGCCCGGGCCGGTCCGCCTCGACGCGCTGGCAGCCCGGCTCGGGGTACGCCCGCTGCGGCTGTACAAGTTCCTCGACTGTCTGGAGAGCCTGGGCTTCGTGACGCGCGACGAACCCGACGACGACATCGGCGCCACCAGCTACCGGGCCGTACCGGGGCTGCGCCACGCGATCGCCGCGGTGGTCGGCCCCGGCGCTGTCGAGCGTGACCGGGACCGCTACCCGTGGCGGCGACTGCACGGCCGGCTGCCGGAGAGCCTGCGCGGCCAGGTCAGCATCGGCGACGACGACTTCGCCTGGCCGCCGAAGACCGACGCGCAGACCGCCGACTTCGAACGCAGCATGGCGGTCGGGCTGGGACCGGTGATCGAGGCGGTGCGGCGGCACGCCGACCTGCTGTGGTCGGACCGGCGCCGGTTGCTGGAGGTGGGCGGCGGCGACGGGACGCTCGCGGCGCACATCCTGGACACCGCGCCGGGCCTGCGGGCCGACGTGTACAACCTGCCGGCGGTGGCGCCACTGGTGGCGGCCACCCGGTCGGCGCGGGGGCACGCCGAACGGCTGGGGTTCGTCGGCGGCGACTTCCTGGCCGAACCGCTGCCCCGCGGGTACGACGCGATGTCGTTCGTGCGGGTGCTGCACGACTGGCCGAACGAGGTGGCCCGCCGCCTGGTGGAGCAGGCGTACGCGGCGCTGGAGCCGGGCGGGCTGTTGCTGATCTGCGAGGAGTTCCGCACCCCGGACCGGCTGGCCATGCAGTTCTTCTGGAGCTACTTCCTCATCGGCGTGGACAGCTGTGTCAGCCGGCTGCGCGAGGCGGAGTTCTACACCAGGCTCCTCACCGACGTCGGCTTCGAACGGGTGGGGATGCTGCCCGGCGCCTGGGAGCTGGTGGTCGCGTACAAGCCGGCCCCGGCCGCCTGA
- a CDS encoding carboxymuconolactone decarboxylase family protein: MESRLKNTNTGNPAVWTGIQHLQKAIAAGGVDPKLLALVHLRVSQINSCSACVHASVAGGKRAGDTDERLHNVAAWREAPFYTDAERAALTLAEAATRLQDGAEGVTDEIWDEVNAHFTEEQIGALNLEIALTNFFNRINRTIKEPAGRTWG; this comes from the coding sequence ATGGAAAGCCGGCTCAAGAACACGAACACGGGCAACCCCGCCGTGTGGACCGGGATCCAGCACCTCCAGAAGGCGATCGCCGCAGGTGGCGTCGACCCGAAGCTGCTCGCGCTGGTGCACCTGCGCGTCAGCCAGATCAACAGCTGCTCGGCGTGCGTCCACGCCAGTGTCGCCGGAGGAAAGCGGGCTGGCGACACCGACGAGCGGCTGCACAACGTCGCGGCGTGGCGTGAGGCGCCGTTCTACACCGACGCGGAGCGCGCGGCGCTGACGCTGGCCGAGGCCGCCACCAGGCTGCAGGACGGCGCGGAGGGCGTCACCGACGAGATCTGGGACGAGGTCAACGCCCATTTCACCGAGGAGCAGATCGGCGCACTCAACCTGGAGATCGCACTGACCAACTTCTTCAACCGGATCAACCGCACCATCAAGGAACCCGCCGGAAGGACCTGGGGCTGA
- a CDS encoding dihydrofolate reductase family protein: MPQLLRVQCFNVSRDGFGAGEGQSLERPFGHADPALMWSWAGATASWVNRTEPGGTRGLDDYMTRDFRHNIGAEIMGRNKFGPQRGPWENHDWQGWWGDKPPFRTPVFVLTHHTRPSFSLADTTFHFLDASPAEALAQAKQAAAGRDVRLGGGVATLRQFLEADLVDTMHIAVAPVDLGRGERLWESHTELLDRFHLESVPSPSGVTHLLFWRR, from the coding sequence ATGCCGCAACTGCTGCGGGTGCAGTGCTTCAACGTGTCGCGTGACGGGTTCGGCGCCGGCGAGGGGCAGAGCCTGGAGCGCCCCTTCGGTCACGCCGACCCCGCCCTCATGTGGTCCTGGGCGGGCGCCACCGCCAGCTGGGTGAACCGTACCGAGCCCGGCGGCACCCGCGGCCTGGACGACTACATGACCCGCGACTTCAGACACAACATCGGGGCGGAGATCATGGGGCGCAACAAGTTCGGCCCGCAGCGCGGCCCCTGGGAGAACCACGACTGGCAGGGATGGTGGGGCGACAAGCCGCCGTTCCGCACGCCGGTCTTCGTGCTCACCCACCACACGCGCCCGTCGTTCAGCCTGGCCGACACCACGTTCCACTTCCTCGACGCGAGCCCGGCCGAGGCACTGGCACAGGCGAAGCAGGCCGCCGCCGGTCGGGACGTGCGACTCGGCGGCGGGGTCGCCACCCTCCGCCAGTTCCTCGAGGCCGACCTGGTCGACACGATGCACATCGCCGTCGCACCCGTCGACCTGGGCCGAGGCGAACGGCTGTGGGAGAGCCACACCGAACTCCTCGACCGCTTCCACCTCGAGTCGGTGCCGAGCCCCAGCGGAGTCACCCACCTCCTGTTCTGGAGACGGTGA
- a CDS encoding ABC transporter permease gives MPPEGCSGVLPALLLGVNVLAFTFLLAALALRAPMIGALQSLLTSLVLLLNGSFLPLAFYPDWLAAVARLLPTTLGIEAVSEILFDGRTLAECWTGGTLPWLVVHTAALITVSGLVFVRNHRRALREPS, from the coding sequence GTGCCGCCTGAAGGATGCTCCGGGGTCCTGCCCGCACTGCTGCTGGGAGTCAACGTGCTGGCCTTCACCTTCCTGCTGGCCGCGCTCGCCCTGCGTGCGCCGATGATCGGTGCCCTGCAGTCGCTGCTGACGTCGCTGGTGCTGCTGCTCAACGGTTCGTTCCTGCCCCTGGCCTTCTATCCGGACTGGCTGGCCGCCGTCGCCAGGCTCCTGCCCACCACGCTGGGCATCGAGGCGGTCAGCGAGATCCTGTTCGACGGGCGCACCCTGGCCGAGTGCTGGACCGGCGGCACGCTGCCCTGGCTGGTCGTCCACACCGCCGCGCTCATCACCGTCAGCGGCCTGGTCTTCGTCCGCAACCACCGTCGCGCCCTGCGGGAGCCGTCATGA